A single genomic interval of Natator depressus isolate rNatDep1 chromosome 14, rNatDep2.hap1, whole genome shotgun sequence harbors:
- the LOC141998754 gene encoding olfactory receptor 2B2-like, whose translation MILLGNTTIIVVSWLDPHLHTPMYFFLSNLSFLDLCYTTSVGPQMLVNFCSTRKSISWAGCVAQLYISLSLGGTECLLLAVMAYDRYTAICQPLHYTIIMSRRLCLQLAATSWLCGFGNSILQTILTLQLPRCGRNQIEHFFCEVPALLKLACVDTSANEAELLASGVILLLVPLGLILVSYGYISTAVLRIHSAKGRLKAFNTCSSHLAVVSLFYGTAISTYLQPPSSYSQDRGKMVSLFYTMVTPMLNPLIYTLRNKEVHRALRKVLGKSPTTQGT comes from the exons ATGATCTTGCTTGGAAACACCACCATCATTGTGGTCTCATGGCTAGACCCCCATCTCCACACgcccatgtatttcttcctcagCAACCTCTCTTTCCTGGACCTCTGCTACACCACCAGTGTTGGTCCCCAGATGCTGGTGAACTTCTGCAGCACCCGAAAATCCATCTCCTGGGCTGGCTGTGTGGCCCAGCTCTACATCTCCCTCTCTCTGGGCGGCActgagtgcctcctgctggccgtcaTGGCCTACGACCGCTATACTGCCATCTGCCAGCCTCTGCACTACACAATCATCATGAGCCGCCGCCTCTGCCTGCAGCTGGCAGCCACCTCCTGGTTGTGTGGCTTCGGCAACTCCATTCTGCAGACCATCCTGACGCTGCAGCTGCCCCGGTGCGGGCGGAACCAAATCGAGCACTTCTTCTGCGAGGTACCGGCCCTGCTCAAGCTGGCCTGTGTCGATACCTCTGCCAATGAGGCCGAGCTCCTCGCCAGTGGGGTGATTTTGCTGCTGGTTCCACTGGGCCTCATCCTGGTCTCCTATGGCTACATCAGCACCGCTGTGCTGAGGATTCACTCGGCCAAGGGCAGGCTCAAGGCCTTCAACACTTGTTCCTCCCATCTAGCCGTGGTGTCACTCTTCTATGGCACGGCCATTTCCACATATCTACAGCCTCCATCCAGCTACTCCCAGGACCGAGGCAAGATGGTCTCCCTCTTCTACACCATGGTGACCCCCATGCTCAACCCCCTCATCTACACGCTGAGGAACAAGGAG GTGCACAGGGCTCTGCGGAAAGTGCTGGGGAAGAGCCCGACCACCCAGGGGACCTGA